GATAAAGGTTATTAATCCGGGAAAGTAAAACAACCACTCTAAAGCTATTGCCGCAACTTCTCTAGAACTTTCTTTATAAAGTCTATGACAAATTCATCCTTTTCCTCTTCTAGAGCCTGTGTAAGCGGTTGCACTAATCTTCCACCCCCTATCTTTCCAAGTGCTGTTACTGCTTCCTGTCGAACGAACCTATCTCTGTCTTTCAACACCAGAATAAGAGCATCTACCGCCTTTTCATCTCCTATTATTCCAAGCATTTCT
This Chloroflexota bacterium DNA region includes the following protein-coding sequences:
- a CDS encoding HEAT repeat domain-containing protein, with amino-acid sequence EMLGIIGDEKAVDALILVLKDRDRFVRQEAVTALGKIGGGRLVQPLTQALEEEKDEFVIDFIKKVLEKLRQ